Below is a genomic region from Pedobacter cryoconitis.
ATCAGATCGGCTGGCAGCTTCTCCTGAAGGTAATATTTCAGGATCATTTTGCCCAGGTAGGTCGCAGAACCCTCATCACTGAGAATAAAACCCAGGCCGAAGTTATTAGGTTCAGGTTTGGTTCCGTCAAAATAGGCACAGTTAGCACCGCTTCCCAGGATACCGACAACTCCGCTTTTATTGAAACAGGCAGCGATAGCAGCACCGTATAAATCATCCTGAACAGTGATCTTGCTATATTTAAAGAACATCCTTAAAGAAGCCACTAATTCATTCCGGCGGTCTAAGGAAGTTGCTCCGGCAGCAAAAACATGGATCTTTTTAATCTGTTCTGCATTGTTGATTAAAATAGATTTTTTATTCAACTGCTGCAATAACGACTTCTGATCTACAAAAAACGGGTTTATACCAGGCATACTGCATTCTGCAATGGTTTTGCCGTCTTTAGCTATTTTCCACAGGGCAGTTTTTGAGCCGCTATATACTACCGCTATCATGTTAAATTGATAAAACTTTAGTCATTTCCAAAAGATCACTTTCTAATTTAAAACTATGCTCTGTCAACGCTTCGTCTAAGCTGGTTAACCGGATATCATTGCCACGTAAGCCTACCATCTGCTGTGTACTGCCTTTCAGCAATTCATTTACAGCGGCATAACCTAAACGGCTCCCTAAAATCCTGTCAAAACTGCTCGGGCTTCCGCCACGTTGCAAGTGTCCTAATATAGTGACCTTTGTGTCATAATGATTGAACTTTTCTTTAACATGTTTCGCAATGTCATATGCGCCACCTTGTTTATGCCCTTCGGACACAATTACAATGCTGGACGATTTTTTTGTTGCTGCTCCGATTTCCAATTGTTTAATCAGTTCATCAAGACTTGTTGCTTTCTCAGGCAGCAAGACAGCTTCAGCTCCACAGGCAATAGCACTCCTTAAAGCGATACAACCCGAATCCCGGCCCATTACTTCTACAAAAAATAAACGGTCATGCGAATCCGCAGTATCCCTGATCTTATCTATGGCTTCAATAACTGTGTTAATCGCAGTATCATAGCCTAAAGTAAAATCGGAACCGTATAAATCATTGTCGATCGTACCAGGAATGGCAATTACATTGATATGATGTCTTTGTGCAAAACGACGGGCCCCGGTAAAAGTACCATCTCCGCCAATCACAACAAGGGCATCTATTTGGTGCAATTTCAGGTTTTCATAAGCAAGGTCCATTCCTTCATCGGTTTTAAACTCTAAACAGCGTGCTGTTTTAAGTACTGTTCCGCCTAAATGGATGATATTGCTCACTGAACGGGCGTCCATAGGAATAATATTGTTAGTTATTAATCCTTGATAACCTTGCAAAACTCCAAACATATTTATACCATTGTAAATACCGGTACGTACTACTGCTCTGATGCATGCGTTCATTCCGGGAGCGTCACCCCCAGATGTCAATACAGCGATATTTTTGATATTTGGTTTCATCTGTTTATATTACGAATATACCGTGTAGATATTACACTAAGTAATTTATTTTGATTTATTTTATGTAAATCGCAAACAAGTATATTAATTTGCTTTAGTTTTTAAAAATTTAATGTTTTGAAAGAAGTCTTACCACAGCTTAATTCCACCTTCTCAATTGATTGTGTTTTGTTCGGATTTGATGAAGGAGAATTAAAAGTTCTGCTGATTGAAAGGAATGAAGAACCTTTTAAAGATTGGTGGGCCCTTCCGGGGTATCTTGTCAATGAGAACGAAAGTCTGGATCAGTCCGCGGCCCGTATCTTGCACGAACTCACGGGGATAGAGAATGTCTACATGGAACAGTTTTATACTTTTGGTGATGTAGGCCGTCACCCTCAGGGAAGAATTATATCCGTAGCTTATTATGCAATGTTGCGATTGGGAGGGGATAAAGCTCTTAAGCCAATCAGTAATTATGCGAAGCAAGCGCACTGGATTAATGTCAAGGATTTACCTCCACTGGCATTTGACCATCAAAAAATATTTGATCAGGGACTTGAAAAAATAAAAAGAAGGATCAAGCATCAGCCAATTGCTTTTGAATTACTTCCGGAGAAATTCACTTTGACACAGTTACAAAATGTGTATGAAGTGATCCTGGGCAAGAAACTGGATAAAAGGAATTTCAGGAAAAAGATGCTCAGTTTTAATGTTTTGAAGGATCTGAATGAAAAGCAAAAAGGAGTTTCGTTCCGTGCGGCGACCTTGTACCGTTTTGATAAAAGAAAATATGGAAAGTTATTTGGAAAAGAAATCTCCTTTTAAATTTCTCTCTGTCCTGTTTTAACATAAAAAAATCCCGGTTATTGATAACCGGGATTTTTAATATTGTTTGTTTTTTTTCTATTTGAGACTTCTGGCTGGTTGCATATGGTAATCAACAAGATCATCTATAGGAGAACGGATAATTTTTCCTACGCCCATTTCGTACCTGTCTGCAACAATACTTAAAATATCTCTGAAGCTATAACCTACAGAACCTACACAGTTCAGGCTATATTCTTTATAGTTAGGGTAGTGAATAACCAGATTTTCAAAAAATGCTGTAAAAGCATATTCAACTGTAGAGAATGCATAATCCTCGTAGTTATCTTTGAAATCATACAAGAATTTACTAAATCCTGCACAAAAACGGTTTGGAAGAGGTTTGTTGTAAATATGATCAAAAATATCTTCGTTCGTTAAAGCGAAGTTATCATAAAAACTCTCTCTCAGGCCTTTAGGCATGTAACCTTTCATGTAATCACCAAGGATACGTTTACCAATATAGCAACCGCTGCCTTCATCTCCTAAGAAATATCCCAGAGAGTCAA
It encodes:
- a CDS encoding N-acetylglucosamine kinase translates to MIVIADGGSTKTNWCLINEAGRKIHFNTEGYNPYFSRTDYIVESLKKSLPDHLEADKLTEVYYYGAGCSTDANKKIVADAMGQVFPNAIIFIGHDLLASCRALLGDEPGFAAILGTGTNSCLYDGSDISLNIDSLGYFLGDEGSGCYIGKRILGDYMKGYMPKGLRESFYDNFALTNEDIFDHIYNKPLPNRFCAGFSKFLYDFKDNYEDYAFSTVEYAFTAFFENLVIHYPNYKEYSLNCVGSVGYSFRDILSIVADRYEMGVGKIIRSPIDDLVDYHMQPARSLK
- a CDS encoding NUDIX hydrolase, which gives rise to MKEVLPQLNSTFSIDCVLFGFDEGELKVLLIERNEEPFKDWWALPGYLVNENESLDQSAARILHELTGIENVYMEQFYTFGDVGRHPQGRIISVAYYAMLRLGGDKALKPISNYAKQAHWINVKDLPPLAFDHQKIFDQGLEKIKRRIKHQPIAFELLPEKFTLTQLQNVYEVILGKKLDKRNFRKKMLSFNVLKDLNEKQKGVSFRAATLYRFDKRKYGKLFGKEISF
- the pfkA gene encoding 6-phosphofructokinase, encoding MKPNIKNIAVLTSGGDAPGMNACIRAVVRTGIYNGINMFGVLQGYQGLITNNIIPMDARSVSNIIHLGGTVLKTARCLEFKTDEGMDLAYENLKLHQIDALVVIGGDGTFTGARRFAQRHHINVIAIPGTIDNDLYGSDFTLGYDTAINTVIEAIDKIRDTADSHDRLFFVEVMGRDSGCIALRSAIACGAEAVLLPEKATSLDELIKQLEIGAATKKSSSIVIVSEGHKQGGAYDIAKHVKEKFNHYDTKVTILGHLQRGGSPSSFDRILGSRLGYAAVNELLKGSTQQMVGLRGNDIRLTSLDEALTEHSFKLESDLLEMTKVLSI